In Quercus robur chromosome 11, dhQueRobu3.1, whole genome shotgun sequence, the following proteins share a genomic window:
- the LOC126704681 gene encoding putative F-box protein At3g23970, giving the protein MDIIVSPNKKPNSAMDTIASPNIKPNSVIDTTASPDKKPNSETKQTSFDDLSNDLLLEILHRLPLKPAHRFKCISKRWGYLISQPQFAQRFIQRMKLLFPLQSPPFSLFFQCYSPEPFPIEFKQFHRDSNFRSSNFFFNFLPPNPKPPIYLGSSNGLVLCSTTILYQKDYYVCNPLTGKWVFLPWPPYFDKYVLAGFVCYASYDDIDTINTQFKVVRVTPGGINQIRAGQLCVEIFSSDTSEWKQLIVHCEGLQDVADVTMFQTHPILAHNDVVHWVNHYSGKILACDPNDEHGKCRLIDLPNDPDGMYQHKCLSVCQGRLQCLIICEEVCQHMIHRWEFLEDEDYIAGKWSLVARIPVCKSNQLLRVIATHPVDPMILYLRKSKRIVLLNGHTEETDVVHYFAEDQFGCYDAMINAFQFVLQWWPTPVPELHKGITVGERSVFDGGEGVIDKHSDLSHMSPF; this is encoded by the exons ATGGATATCATTGTCTCACCTAACAAAAAACCCAACTCAGCCATGGATACCATTGCCTCACCTAACATAAAACCCAACTCAGTCATAGATACCACTGCATCACCTGACAAAAAACCCAACTCAGAAACCAAGCAAACCTCCTTTGATGACCTCTCAAATGACTTGTTACTAGAGATCCTCCATAGACTTCCTCTAAAACCAGCTCACCGCTTCAAGTGCATTTCCAAGAGATGGGGCTATTTAATTTCTCAACCCCAATTTGCTCAACGTTTTATTCAAAGAATGAAACTCTTGTTCCCATTACAATCACCACCTTTTTCACTGTTCTTTCAGTGTTACTCTCCAGAACCATTTCCAATTGAGTTCAAACAATTTCATAGGGACTCAAACTTTAGATCCTCCaactttttcttcaattttcttccTCCCAATCCAAAACCCCCCATTTACTTGGGATCGAGTAATGGATTGGTGTTGTGCTCCACAACAATCTTGTATCAAAAGGATTACTATGTTTGCAATCCACTCACTGGGAAATGGGTCTTTCTTCCATGGCCCCCTTACTTCGATAAATATGTCCTTGCTGGATTTGTATGCTATGCTTCCTATGATGACATTGACACCATTAATACTCAATTCAAGGTTGTGCGAGTCACTCCTGGCGGTATAAATCAG ATACGAGCAGGTCAACTCTGTGTGGAGATATTCAGTTCCGACACTAGTGAATGGAAACAACTTATAGTGCACTGTGAAGGTCTTCAAGATGTGGCTGATGTTACCATGTTTCAGACACACCCAATTCTTGCCCACAATGATGTCGTGCATTGGGTGAACCATTACAGTGGAAAGATTCTTGCTTGTGATCCTAATGATGAACATGGTAAATGTCGTCTCATTGATCTTCCAAATGACCCAGATGGAATGTATCAACACAAATGCTTATCAGTGTGCCAAGGGCGTCTGCAGTGCCTGATTATATGTGAAGAGGTATGTCAACATATGATTCACCGATGGGAATTCCTCGAGGACGAGGACTACATTGCTGGGAAATGGTCCTTGGTGGCAAGGATTCCTGTGTGCAAAAGTAATCAGCTATTGAGAGTGATAGCTACTCACCCAGTTGATCCAATGATCTTATATTTGCGGAAGTCAAAACGCATTGTCTTGTTGAATGGACACACTGAAGAAACGGATGTGGTTCATTATTTTGCTGAGGATCAATTTGGATGTTATGATGCTATGATAAATGCCTTCCAGTTTGTACTTCAGTGGTGGCCAACCCCAGTTCCAGAATTGCATAAAG GGATAACAGTTGGAGAACGTAGCGTCTTTGATGGTGGGGAGGGTGTAATTGATAAGCACAGTGACCTCTCTCACATGAGTCCCTTTTAA